In Rutidosis leptorrhynchoides isolate AG116_Rl617_1_P2 unplaced genomic scaffold, CSIRO_AGI_Rlap_v1 contig130, whole genome shotgun sequence, the genomic window TATGCTTCCATCGATCAAACCCAGAATTTCAACATTTTTAACCAATTATATAACAATACGTGTGAATAACGTGTAAAAAATTTGACATGTAGCTTAAATCGGTTAAAGTGGCGTTCTTCGGTTCGATTCAGTTCGGTCTTGACAAAATTGTAATCGTACCGAAATAAATTCAGGATCGGTATTAACCGATTTTTGTTCGGTTCGGATATTTTACCGAATTAATATTAAAAGTTTTGAATTGACAATTTGACGACTGAAACATTCATTGAACCGATTTAAAATTTAAAACAACTATAATCAGATGAAAAGCAAATGCGATAATACATTTACAAGTCCCTATGTTCAACAAAAAGAACTCTGAAGGTCTCAGTGTCAAAAAAAGAGCCCTGGAGCTCCTTGTGTCGAAATAAATATGGTTTGAAAGGGCCTGTGCCCATATTACTCGATTTCTTGATGACGTGTCGCTTACATGTAGTATAAAAAACAAACATGTGTTGGATTTATCTCCAGGTTAGATAAATTTTACCACATAATAGTCCATGTCATTTATTTGAACCAAAACCAAGATTAAAATGAACCCAAAACTACTTATTGAATCAGTTCAGACGAATGATTTTGCAAGCAGCTCATTTTTATTTCTGTTGTAATTAATTGATGGAAAAAAATTAGCAAGATAAATTGAACTATTATATATGCGTCCCAACAATTCCAGTAATTGAGTTTTGTTTGTCCTCCTCCTTAAAGCGGGGAAAGTTTTAGAACAGAGTTGTTTAAGGAAGTGTCGTAACAAAGAACAAAAGGAACGACCGGAATTGCAGGTCGCTGTAAAGCCCCAACGTTTGATCAGATCTGAAGGAAGAGACTACTCCACCTGCTCGAGTTTTTTGCGTCTCACTTGCGAATTGAAAAATAGCAAAACACAAAAAAAATCGAGACTAACCCTAATTTGCAAACTATTATCAAACTTTTATACTTGACGGAAGAGTTAGAGATTAGATCCATGAGATATCAAACTGTTATTAGCTCAACTTCAAAAAAAAACTGTTATTAGCTAAAGACAGAGAGAAATTCCGAATCGAAAATGAGCAAAACACAGAGAAATCGAGACTAGCTTTAAGGCTGGATTTTGAAATCAGAAGCCATGATTACAAAATGAAATTCGAATTAGATCGACGAAGAAGAAGTCTTGTTTGGTTGACAGTTGTATACAGTATACAGAGATTTAATCAACATTACCTTGTTCAATTTGTTTTAACTTGTTCAATTTGGTGCATAAGGGGGAAGAAGATGTAGGTAGTTTTAGGTTTAATTCGATTTTTAGTTTTGGTTCAAATAAATGGTATGAACAAAATTTACGTCGAGATGAATCCAAAATGTCCTTTTTTTAACTACACATATTCGACACGTCATCAAGAAATCGAGTAAAATTGACACAAGCCCTTTCAAACCATATTTTTTTCGACATAAGGAGCTCCAACACTCTTTTTTCGACACAGGGACCTCCAAAACTCTTTTTATTGGACACAAGGACTTATAAATGTATTATCCCAAAGCAAATAAACCAGATCATCATACTTCTTCTTTTCCATTTGGAATAACATATTAATAAGACCATGTGTCCAACAAAAAGTACTCCGGAGATCTATGTGTCAAAAAAAGAGCGTTGGAGGTCCTCGTggcaaaaaaaaattaatttggAAGAGATTGTGTCCATTTTACTTGATTTCTTGATGACGTGTCGCTTATGTGTAAATAAAAAAGCGACAAGTGTCAAGACTCGGCTCCACCTCAGACACATTTTATAATAACTGTCAATGTTATTTAATAAAACCAAAATTAATAATCGAATAAAAAACAACATGCTAAACCGAACCGAACTAAATCTCTTTCTTCACCAACTAAATCCCAGCCAAACGACAAACACGTCGTTCATCTTCCCCTCTCAAATCTTTACGCCTCTTTTGAAAAACAAACCACAAAAATCAAATCTCAACCCAACAAGTCTTCTTCTTTATTGATTTGAATCGAATTTCACTTGGTCTTTTGCTATTTTTCGATTCCTATCTCTATTTCTTTTGCTAATTTCAGTTTGATGACTAATGCCTTCTGATTTCAATTCAAATGAGACGCAGAAAACTCAAGCAGCTGGAACTTTCTCTTCCGTCGGATATGTTCAAACGTCCTTGTTGGATGGAAGTCATTTATTGGGATGTGATCATGTGTCAAGACAAGCCACTGATTCTTGTTGTATTTATAAGTATTGTTCTGGAAAATTATCCAATTACGTGCCTGAGAATAATGTTCTCATTGAGTTATGCAGGCTGATAgaaattataataaaaatgttgaaattatattttggtatttttttattttatttttcacttCAATTCAACTCAAAGTCCAAGCAAATTATAACAGTCAATTTTCTTTTAATTGCATGTGAAGCTGTCACTATAAAAGATGAAGTTGTGTTAACTATTAGCATGGTTCTTCCAAATAAGACGATCAATATTAACATACAAAACGATATCATATTATAACCAATACGATTTGTGCTATttgtaatatcattttttttaaaaaaaaaattaatattctcGAATTAAGATAGATTATACAAATTTAAAAAGGAAGATTTCGAATGAATTTAGGATAACCTTTTTTTCCTACAGATTCATGTATATGAGTATCAATTTTGTTGGGATTTTTTATTTGAGATTATATCACATATAGTATCTAGAAGAATTTGAATGTATAAATAAAATAGATTAATAATGTAAGATGTCGGAATCAGTGCTTGACCATATAGGAATTTGGTGAAGAAAAGGAAAAGAAGAATCGTTTTAATTGGTGAAGAAAGAGGTGAGATCCAAATCGATTTAGGTTTTGGATTAGATACGATTATCGGTTCAATTAAATGACATGGACAATTATGATAAAATGTATCTTTGAGTACGGACACTTGTCCCTTTTTTATTATCTCATAAGCAACACGCCGTCAAAAAATCAAACAGAATGGATAAAGCCCTTCCAAACCAATTTTTTTTCGACACAATCTTCGGAGCACTTTTTGTTGGACACAGAGGCTTATTAATATGTTATCCCTTTCGAATTTTCTGTCACATCACACAAGGCAAGGAGTAAACGCAAACAATCAAACTCGGAAAATCTCATCGGTAGGTAGTCGATCGTTGGAGAGAGCGATCATGATTGAAGAGTTTGTTATGGTGGGCATCAATATGTCAGATCTAGAGGTGGACGGCATCACTTGGTTGGTGGTTGAGATTGAGAGATTGTAAAAGTTCAAGAGTGTTGCAGCTAACTGAAGAAAGATGACGACAGCGATTCCCTTGGGCGTGCGTGAACGAGAGAGAGGCAGAAGAGGAGATGAGAGGAAGAGACGGGTTGTGGATTTGCTTAGTATGGAATTATTTAAGTGATTTGAAGAAGACGATTGAGAGAATCCCTTGTTAGGGTCTGCTTCGTATGGAATTATTAGTGATCCGAAGAAGACGATGGAAATATTAAACTAAATCATGATAAAAACTATCAATTTTTTATACAGATCATGTAAAAAAGTGGGGGTGGACAAAGGAGAAAGAGAGAGGCTTGTGGATTTGGATGTGGCCAGCGACAAACTAAACACActataaaaccctaattttgacaaaTTATAGACTTAAGTAATTAATTGGTTAATAATTATGTAAACTTAAATCGGTTCAGTTTGTCGGTTCAATACTCATTATAGAGGATAAAACCGATTTAAGTCACATGTCAAATCTTTTACACATGTCGTTATATAATTGGTTAAAAATACTATGTCATCATTTTTTAACGGAAATTAGACGAGAGAGTTCAAGTACTCTAACGTTCGTCAAACGTAAGAACCATGTATCCAAATAGATTATTAAAAACGATGTAGGCTTTCAAATCAAACATGAGAAATCAAATACATAGTTTTGCCTATTTAAAAATGAAATTTGCATATTTTAAAATAAAACAAATACTGGAATCTTATATACAATAGAGAAACACTCCTCAATTTGTTCAATTTGTTCCAATTGTAATTTAATtgtaaattttattgtcaaatcaacatcCGACACATGGCGTTTAATTTAGGAATTAAGTTTTTGAGTTTAATTAGGAatcaaattataattttaaatcaatattttttttctattttaattaaGAATTAATTAAGAAATAAAAAACAATCCTAATAAAATTCTATCAATTATTTATTCCTAATCATATGAGATTCCTATTCTCTTTTATCTTTCACTTATTTTtttctaatataataattttattcctaatcaattttctatctattatttaaaaaattatttctaaaaaaattataatacactatatatattttaattgaaaCGGACATGTATTATTTTTCCCTATTCAAACGGACATATTATTAAAAAAGTTATTTCTAATCAAAttacaatatatattatttttctaattttttattatgctattattcctaataaaatagactatatttttttctattcttaattaaaacagacatattttatttttcaaacaattaataatttagcctaattaaaattcattatattttttttcctaTTTATAATTAAAACGGACATATCTTCTTTTATCCATTCAAACGGACATATTGTTAAAAAAAATTCTAatcaaaatataatatattattatttttctaattttttgttaaactattattcctaataaaaatcCCACTATTTTTTTTCCAAATTCTTAATTAAAATGAGTGTATCTTATATTTCAAACAATAGGAAAAATTGAATTGATTAAatgcaattataaattttattatctaatcAAATCTTGATATGTAATTTTTACGTTttgctacttttattatttttaaaaacaaaataaaattttgaTTCTAATGGAattgtagattttgaaataaaatcaaaataattataattgatataaagttaaaataatcccttttgatataatatttgacatatatttaataatgtttaatataaataattattatataattattataaaatatatttaaattattaattttcaaATGTACGGACTTTCCGTCCAACGGACGGGCCCATTGACTAGTTAAGAATTAAGAAGCAAAACAAGCGACACTGGAATTGAttgatactccctccgtcccaaaatagaTACAAATTTTTACATATAAGTAGTAATAAATTAATACAACAAGAGTTCAGAAAATGAAAATTTTACACAGATTATGTTTGGAACAAGAAACTACTATGAATCTATGATATGATACATGGTTTTATTGAGAAGAAAAGGGTGGTTGTTGATTATTTCGTGGTAGAAAGTGtacctatttattattattacctctTCTTTCTTGAGAATCACCTACATTTAGTTTTGCTATTCACACGTTTTCTTCATCCGGACAAGCTTCAAGAAACTGTCTGATCTTAGCTCGGTCATTTTCAGTGAGTTGAGGGTCATCAACAGTCAATCTCTTCCTCACGGTTGCACTGTCGCTGCTTGAATCATCGTTCAGAACCTTTTCAAAGAAGAAAATGCTATATCAGTAGACCATGTTTGCAATAAATTAAACCTGACCTTAACTTCAAGCATCAAACCTATCACAGAGGAGGTGTTTCCAAACAATTTGTAACCAAAACCAACCAGTTCAACTACTAAAACTAGTTCAATCTGATTTTTTTTCCTGAAAAAAATTCTCCAGAAATTGGTTTGATTCAGTCGACCGAACCACTAACTGTTTTTGAAAATGGACAACTGAAGCCAACTGATTAAACCGACcaaaacattttggtttgtttttcgGTCCAGTCAGTTTTGGCCTGTCGGATCTTTACACGAAATCGTTCCATGCAAAAAAGATAAGCACAAAAGAAGTCTGTAATTCAGTGTCTCTTTTCAGTTCAAATGGTTAAAGGGGAACAGAGACCATCACAAAGACGAGAATAGTAGAAAGAAACTCTTGGCCAGAAAGAGTAGAAAAGAATATTATTAGGATGGCCATGACTTACCTGAACATAATTGTTAACATGCCCGTCTTTGTTGGGTTTGGTGATAGGCTCGTGTTGGTTGCATGTCCATTGACCGTCGATAATATATTTGTATTCGTAGTGTCCTTCCTGTTACATCCCAGAGTTGATTACAAGAAACTCAGAATTCAGCTAAATTTCATTTCATTTTTATTTTATGGTCTGCACCTTGAGTCTAGTCATCACCCACAGAAATTTTAGCTGTAGAAACTGGAAATATGTGATAGCACTTGCATAATATCAAGACTAAGTTTCAGGCTCTATCTATGttcaaaatacagaaaattaaaATAAGAGCATTTTCAGAGAGAACAAACTTACTGGCAACTCCCTCTTGAGAACCCAAGCACGCCGTTCCTTGTCATATGTCAAAGGTATTCTCTGAAAACCACATTGAAAAAGTGAATATAGAGTCAGTATAAAGCATGAATCAAGAATGTATCGAAACAGAAACTTTCGACCTTTCAATTAAAGTACCATTAATATTCTTACGAATCGAGCATCCAAAAAGATGGAAAACAAAGTACCTGGCCCCATCCTATATCTAGTCCAGATATTTCTGCTGTGGAGCATTTGTTACCCCATGCCAAAGTCACACTCTTCCTCTTAAGGCCTGTAAGCTTTTAATGAGAAAACAAGTCATGGAGCATTCTGCCATAAGTGCAGTGACACATCATCACGTAACTAGTCATTGATGAAGGAAAGTTGGCTCACAATATCAGCTGTGGCACTTTTGATGGCATCAATTTTTGGGAAGCAAGGGCGTTTACTCtgcaagaaaagaagaagaagaagattaaaTTCAGGGACCTCTTGATGATATGATTATGTGGTGACGCAGAAACACCGtcaatcatttcttgcatatattTCATAAAACCCAGGAACCTGAATCTCAGAGAATTTTCTAACTGCCCTGATAATATAAGCATTCAGGCATCACATCATAAGCTAGTACGATTTACTCACACACTTTTTAACCAGTTATGGTTTCTTGTGAATGCAAACAGAATACACTAAGGAACAGCCAAATGGAAAAGCTAATATGGGTATAGTAAGTCATATCGGGAAACCTGATAATTTGAGAACATTTGGAACTCAAGGCTCAAAAACAAACCATAAAATACTTTCAGCAAAACATAATATTGAACACAAGATATAGTATTCTAGGTAGAGTGTATACAAGTACACACTACATTTGAAAATGCTACCCTATAGATTGGAAAGAGAAAATTACCGTCAGCAATTTGTGAGCCTCACTTAGTTTATAGCCCTGAACCCAATACATATAAGCCAACTGCAATGCAACACAACATCCAGCACATAATTGATGTCAGATAGATCAAGTAAGAGTATGATGAGGATCGGACTTAAACCATCAAATTATAATGAAATGTGATCGCACCCCAAATAATTTAATATTCATTATCATTTGAGCTGTCCAAACACTGGACATAAGCTCACATTAGAAACAAATTTGACATTCTTACTGCTACAGCAGGAGCTCTTCCAAGTCCGGCAGTGCAATGAATATATGTCACCCCTCCATTTTGCTTTATGGCCTTGTACAATGTGCTAACGACAGCAGGAAGCCGCATCCGTAAATCAAATGCATCAAAATCCCTGCTAAGTTTGGCAGTTAGCATGCTCTAAACATTTTTACCCTTTCTGATAAGGATGAGAATTCTATTAACAATAACCAAGGAGACTCAAAAACTAGTATTTATCAAAGACGATCACAAAAGAAAAGCCACACAAAGTTTTGCTACCAATATCAATGCTCTTTGCTGCAATATTCTTCCTTACTATGCAGCCATATAGGCAACGTCGGGATGATTTAGGACACAGTGATTTGGTATGGATATTAGTTCTTATTAATTGAGAAAGTTTACAGCCGAGTAAGTAGTGATGTGCTATATTCTTAGCTTCAATGTTCCATGTTATACAAACAGTATGTTGTGCACAACAAGCCAAAAACCAACTAGTTTCAACAGTGAAAGCAATCAAACTACATCAAATGGCACTTGTAAGTCAAAACTTGAAAATCTTACTTTTGGACCATTAAAGATCATAAGCGATTTCTCCTAACCTTATTCGAGCACGTATGTGATGAATGTCATCAAAACTCTTGGCATATCCTTGAATAGCCTTGATGTCTACCGAGAAATATCTGGAAGTTCTAGTAAAGGAAGAACTGTGTCCTTAGCTTACTTTAAAAACTTACTAAAAATCACATATATAACATCAACGATCCACATCAAGTATCTAGAAATCATAACAACTTTAATATTACCAATGTAGAATGTAAAAGAGAAATACTTTAGGATACTCCAAATCAGAATCCTGCTGCAGACAAAATATGGTTTTCACTCCAATTTTTCGAAGCTTGTCAACATCTGCGGGAGTCTAGTGAGGAGAACAGAGAGAGCAGAATTCACCAGCACATTTAGATTAGATAGAGAATATTCCAACAATCAAGAAAGAATAAAAGGGAAAGAGAGAGGGAGAATATCACCTGAAGGCATGATCCAACAATCAAGTCTGGACAGATAAAGTTGTAGTTCATTCCTAGTTCATGCCTGTAAGTTAAAACTGCAATTGAACGAAATATACAGGACGTATTATTAGTTCCTGCATGTATCCTTGCAATGCACGTCAGAGATACGGAC contains:
- the LOC139881207 gene encoding phosphoglucan phosphatase DSP4, amyloplastic, with product MNCLQNLTRSAALLPSQSCFKQHEKKPFPHSFNKVGMINSSYLHRNLVVNATSGSTSNKNVSSTDEEEKKSDIYSINMTEAMGAVLTYRHELGMNYNFICPDLIVGSCLQTPADVDKLRKIGVKTIFCLQQDSDLEYFSVDIKAIQGYAKSFDDIHHIRARIRDFDAFDLRMRLPAVVSTLYKAIKQNGGVTYIHCTAGLGRAPAVALAYMYWVQGYKLSEAHKLLTSKRPCFPKIDAIKSATADILTGLKRKSVTLAWGNKCSTAEISGLDIGWGQRIPLTYDKERRAWVLKRELPEGHYEYKYIIDGQWTCNQHEPITKPNKDGHVNNYVQVLNDDSSSDSATVRKRLTVDDPQLTENDRAKIRQFLEACPDEENV